The following proteins are encoded in a genomic region of Brachypodium distachyon strain Bd21 chromosome 1, Brachypodium_distachyon_v3.0, whole genome shotgun sequence:
- the LOC100826633 gene encoding EGF domain-specific O-linked N-acetylglucosamine transferase, with amino-acid sequence MMKAQQQGRSRQEPRRMGNSAMVITMLLSLCVLTFIKARYCSTPFPKAAPVLEVEVDEDYDGSRYRIDGPIGEEDFDPHRPTCYNTSKRSERCAAVGDIRFDGNHSKIYINPLDKEWRTKPYARRHDAVAMDDVREFTLLPFDTESSNTTVVPPLCTRNHSVPAFLFSSGGFAGNLYHDYTDVLVPLFTSTHHFRGEVQFLLTDIKDWWLDKFTPLFRQLSNYDVIDADNDQQVHCFRRIIIGATFHRAMGIDPKRSPGGETVADFKRLLRHAFHLTRPVASRDNPRLLIISRKSSRRFLNERAMAHAAALAKFDVRIAEPDNHTDMPNFARLVNSADIMMGVHGAGLTNMVFLPSRAVLLQVVPFGGLEWLSRVTFKDPAKDMDVNYMEYNVSLEESSLRNLYPEGHFYLKHPYDVHKKGWDAIKTVYLDKQSVRLNLTKFVQTLELARSRLPA; translated from the exons ATGATGAAGGCGCAGCAGCAGGGTCGATCCCGGCAGGAGCCCCGGCGGATGGGCAACTCCGCCATGGTCATCACCATGCTGCTCTCCCTCTGCGTCCTCACCTTCATCAAGGCCCGCTACTGCTCCACCCCTTTCC CCaaggcggcgccggtgctggAGGTGGAGGTCGACGAGGACTACGACGGCAGCCGGTACAGGATCGACGGCCccatcggggaagaagacTTCGACCCTCACCGCCCGACATGCTACAACACCAGCAAGCGCTCCGAGCGCTGCGCCGCCGTGGGCGACATCCGCTTCGACGGCAACCACTCCAAGATCTACATCAACCCGCTCGACAAGGAGTGGCGCACCAAGCCCTACGCCCGCCGCCACGACGCCGTCGCCATGGACGACGTCCGCGAGTTCACTCTCCTCCCCTTCGACACCGAATCCTCCAACACCACAGTCGTCCCGCCGCTCTGCACACGGAACCACAGCGTCCCGGCATTCCTCTTCTCCAGCGGCGGGTTCGCCGGGAACCTCTACCACGACTACACCGACGTGCTCGTGCCCCTCTTCACAAGCACCCACCATTTCCGGGGCGAGGTCCAGTTCCTGCTCACGGACATCAAGGACTGGTGGCTCGACAAGTTCACCCCGCTCTTCCGCCAGCTCTCCAACTACGACGTCATCGACGCCGACAACGACCAACAAGTCCACTGCTTCCGTAGAATCATCATCGGCGCCACCTTCCACCGCGCCATGGGGATCGACCCCAAACGCTCCCCGGGCGGCGAGACCGTCGCCGACTTCAAGCGCCTGCTACGCCACGCCTTCCACCTGACACGCCCCGTGGCGTCCCGGGACAACCCCAGGCTGCTCATCATCTCCCGCAAGTCCTCCCGCCGCTTCCTCAACGAACGCGCCATGGcgcacgcggcggcgctggccaagTTCGACGTTCGGATCGCCGAGCCGGACAACCACACCGACATGCCCAACTTCGCCCGGCTCGTGAACTCGGCCGACATCATGATGGGCGTGCACGGGGCAGGGCTGACCAACATGGTGTTCTTGCCCAGCCGGGCCGTGCTGCTGCAGGTGGTGCCGTTTGGAGGGTTGGAATGGCTGTCCAGGGTGACGTTCAAGGACCCGGCCAAGGACATGGACGTGAACTACATGGAGTACAACGTGTCCCTGGAGGAGAGCTCGCTGAGGAACCTGTATCCGGAGGGACATTTCTACCTGAAGCATCCCTATGATGTGCACAAGAAGGGCTGGGACGCCATCAAGACTGTGTACCTTGACAAGCAGAGCGTCAGGCTTAATCTCACCAAGTTCGTCCAGACGCTGGAGCTGGCGCGCAGTCGCTTGCCTGCCTGA